From one Planktothrix sp. FACHB-1365 genomic stretch:
- a CDS encoding glycosyl hydrolase family 57: MTKPEFLTPFPILEDLDSSLPNVCGWEARIQDLVNHNYPIFSPKTNLKLDKITAGFACALHFHQPTIPAGENGALISNLQYMYEHPQEGDNHNAEPFAGCYRRMGEFIPQLVAEGCNPRIMLDYSGNLLWAFGQMGRDDILNSLKKITCDPNYQPYVEWLGTMWSHAVVPSTPIPDILLQIQAWQHHFAAIFGEEALKRVKGFSPPEMHLPNHPDTLYEYIKALKDCGYRWLLVQEHSVETLEGGGLPQAQKYSPNRLIARNSQGETVSIIALIKTQGSDTKLVAQMQPYFEAKTKQKQLISGVEIPALVTQIADGENGGVMMNEYPRDFFRIYFEMRDQNPENSGVVALNGTEYLELLEASGVNPEDYPTCQGVHQHKIWQHVDPHQATPEAVEAAIAHLKQTDHSFQMEGASWTNNLSWVQGYENVLEPMKQLSIAFHQKYDSLVQQNPNITKDIHYQQALLYNLLLQTSCFRYWGQGTWTDYAQELYRRGMELLN, encoded by the coding sequence ATGACAAAGCCCGAATTTTTAACTCCTTTTCCTATTTTAGAAGACTTAGATTCTAGCCTCCCTAACGTTTGTGGTTGGGAAGCCCGAATCCAGGATCTTGTTAATCATAATTATCCCATATTTTCTCCAAAAACAAATTTAAAGTTAGATAAAATCACGGCTGGCTTTGCTTGCGCCTTACATTTTCATCAACCGACTATTCCGGCTGGGGAAAATGGGGCATTAATCAGTAATCTTCAATATATGTATGAGCATCCCCAGGAAGGGGATAACCATAATGCTGAACCCTTTGCTGGGTGTTATCGGCGAATGGGAGAGTTTATTCCTCAATTAGTCGCCGAAGGATGTAACCCTCGAATTATGTTGGATTATTCAGGGAATTTATTATGGGCATTTGGTCAAATGGGGCGAGATGATATTTTGAATTCTTTGAAAAAAATTACCTGTGATCCCAACTATCAACCTTATGTAGAATGGTTAGGAACAATGTGGAGTCATGCGGTGGTTCCTTCAACTCCGATTCCTGATATTTTATTACAAATTCAAGCTTGGCAACATCATTTTGCAGCTATTTTTGGAGAAGAAGCTTTGAAGCGAGTTAAGGGATTTTCTCCTCCCGAAATGCACTTACCCAATCATCCTGATACCTTATATGAATATATAAAAGCGTTAAAAGATTGTGGTTATCGCTGGTTATTGGTTCAGGAACATTCGGTGGAAACCTTAGAAGGTGGCGGACTCCCTCAAGCGCAAAAATATAGTCCTAATCGCTTAATTGCTCGGAATTCTCAGGGGGAAACGGTAAGCATTATTGCTTTAATTAAAACCCAAGGATCGGATACCAAATTAGTCGCCCAAATGCAACCTTATTTTGAAGCCAAAACTAAACAAAAACAATTGATTTCTGGGGTTGAAATTCCAGCGTTAGTGACCCAAATTGCCGATGGAGAAAATGGCGGGGTGATGATGAATGAATATCCCCGTGATTTCTTTAGAATTTACTTTGAAATGCGGGATCAAAATCCAGAAAATTCTGGGGTTGTAGCGTTGAATGGAACGGAATATTTAGAATTATTAGAAGCATCAGGAGTGAACCCAGAAGATTATCCTACCTGTCAAGGAGTTCATCAGCATAAAATTTGGCAACACGTTGATCCCCATCAAGCAACACCAGAAGCCGTTGAGGCTGCGATCGCCCATTTAAAACAAACCGATCATTCATTTCAAATGGAGGGTGCATCCTGGACAAATAATTTAAGCTGGGTACAAGGCTATGAAAATGTTTTAGAACCGATGAAACAATTGAGTATTGCTTTTCATCAAAAGTATGATTCCTTAGTGCAGCAAAACCCAAATATAACAAAAGATATTCATTATCAACAAGCGTTATTGTACAACTTGTTATTACAAACCAGTTGTTTTCGCTATTGGGGACAGGGAACTTGGACAGATTATGCTCAAGAACTTTATCGTCGAGGAATGGAATTGTTAAATTAA
- a CDS encoding SitI3 family protein, giving the protein MSLDYELRLETNFNSNNIYDILSNQFDLQPGEDQRLFNSGIIIGVSPEKPATQYLMLENYGFKPTIDVWFRLKHQDEKILGKQTLLNVSILLLSQISGDAVLLFNSEKTVLQRISGVLIFNQKPETWQDSELSQVELNYHVKPLKSPLLGDPSPKIAIQPAIYSRLQALAISQGKSLKQLTNDVLKAGLINE; this is encoded by the coding sequence ATGTCATTAGATTATGAACTCAGACTAGAAACAAATTTTAATTCTAATAATATCTACGATATTTTATCTAATCAATTCGATTTGCAACCTGGGGAAGACCAACGATTATTTAATTCTGGAATTATTATTGGCGTTTCCCCGGAAAAACCAGCAACACAATATCTAATGCTAGAAAATTACGGATTTAAGCCAACAATTGATGTATGGTTTCGTCTCAAACATCAAGATGAAAAAATCTTAGGTAAACAAACTCTCTTGAATGTTTCAATATTATTATTAAGTCAAATTTCAGGAGATGCGGTACTATTATTTAATAGCGAAAAAACAGTTTTACAACGAATTAGCGGAGTTTTGATTTTTAATCAAAAACCTGAAACATGGCAGGATTCAGAATTATCTCAAGTTGAACTTAATTATCATGTTAAACCCTTAAAATCCCCCTTACTGGGTGATCCTTCCCCTAAAATTGCGATTCAACCTGCTATTTACTCTCGTTTACAAGCATTGGCAATTTCGCAAGGAAAATCTTTAAAACAGTTAACAAATGATGTATTAAAGGCAGGTTTAATAAATGAATAA
- the rpsD gene encoding 30S ribosomal protein S4, whose product MARYRGPRLRIVRRLGDLPGLTRKTPRKAYPPGQHGQARRKRSEYAIRLEEKQKLRYNYGVSERQLLRYVRKARRASGSTGQVLLQLLEMRLDNTIFRLGMAPTIPAARQLVSHGHVTVNGHRVNIPSYQCRPGEIIGIRNTEKSRELVKANLQYPGLANVPSHLELDKAQLTAKVNSVIEREWVALQINELLVVEYYSRQA is encoded by the coding sequence GTTTGGGCGATTTACCCGGATTAACCCGGAAGACCCCCAGAAAGGCCTATCCCCCCGGACAACATGGTCAAGCTCGTCGCAAACGTTCAGAATATGCGATTCGGTTAGAAGAAAAACAAAAACTGCGCTATAACTACGGTGTTTCGGAGCGTCAACTGTTACGCTATGTCCGTAAAGCTCGCCGCGCTTCCGGTTCCACTGGACAAGTGTTGCTGCAACTGTTGGAAATGCGTTTGGATAATACCATTTTCCGTTTAGGAATGGCCCCTACAATTCCGGCGGCTCGTCAGTTAGTCAGTCATGGTCACGTTACCGTCAATGGTCATCGCGTGAACATCCCCAGCTATCAATGCAGACCCGGTGAAATTATTGGGATCAGAAATACTGAAAAATCCCGTGAACTGGTAAAAGCCAATTTACAATATCCCGGTTTAGCCAACGTTCCTAGCCATCTGGAGTTAGATAAAGCACAACTGACTGCAAAGGTAAATAGCGTCATTGAACGGGAATGGGTGGCTTTACAAATTAACGAACTGTTAGTGGTTGAATATTATTCACGTCAAGCCTAA
- a CDS encoding helix-turn-helix domain-containing protein: MSPKNNSEDLITKTPVIANPDDVPFDEGQLLPDTTYQSNSVLPLVHSDLDEYGLDPYEFRIYAHVVRRTGGKYHGECFAKLKKTAEICKMSVRKAQYSLKTLCEAGLLLKEERKGRTDIYKLAPKSSWKPKEELEKIRQQVKNSSLDKNSEE, from the coding sequence ATGAGCCCAAAGAATAATTCCGAAGACCTTATAACAAAAACCCCTGTAATAGCTAATCCTGACGATGTTCCCTTTGATGAGGGACAACTGTTACCGGACACAACGTACCAAAGCAATAGTGTTTTACCTCTGGTTCACTCAGACCTGGACGAATATGGTCTTGACCCCTATGAGTTTCGTATTTATGCTCATGTGGTTCGTCGGACAGGAGGAAAATATCATGGTGAGTGTTTCGCTAAATTGAAGAAAACCGCAGAAATTTGTAAAATGAGCGTCAGGAAAGCCCAATATTCTTTAAAAACGCTTTGTGAAGCGGGTTTATTATTGAAGGAAGAACGAAAAGGGCGAACTGATATCTATAAACTTGCACCTAAGAGTTCCTGGAAGCCAAAGGAGGAATTAGAAAAAATCCGGCAACAGGTTAAAAATTCTTCTTTAGATAAAAATTCTGAAGAATAG
- a CDS encoding PAS domain S-box protein produces MNKRRVLPIIISNPPDPPGKLILSPTSANGEEDYFRRFVEYLPTAVAMVDSQLRYLAVSRQWQQNYAGGHPDLIGCSHQDGFPHLPEIWYQNAEQSLAGKLPYWELEICQPLVNGALEWKKWVVQPWKTASGTIGGLMLSLEVITPQKQLQEKLQLTQQAFEQAATAIFWMTLEGRFCYVNQAACRMLGYTQSELLQLNIHDIDRDLTPVIWGEYCQELQQKGSLTFESRHQKKSGFIFPVDFTINYLELQSTKPDLTVQTEFGSACVLCSPLICGFATDISDRKATSSAVVASKDQLEAVLNAVPGLVSWISSDLKYLGVNRHLANSYNVPAEEFVGKEVGFLQNSPKFNEFVYEFFAQDAWKSSREITANVRGVPYTYLIVAQKYHRGSAAVFVGLDITERQQMEEALRQSEGQEAKRRAELEAILNQLQRTQTQLIQTEKMSSLGQLVAGIAHEINNPVNFISGNIAHAKNYIEDLMKLLALYQQHYPQIIPEIADEIEEMNLSFLKQDLPRILESMKVGSERIRDVVRSLRHFTRLDEAQMKSVDIHEGLDSTILILQNRLQAKAGRPSINLIKEYSALPKVECYAGQLNQVFMNLLTYTIDQLEATSSKGDLADQPQIMIRTYLQDQNTVAISISDNGIGMSEVECKSIFDPLMTSHIQGKGTGLGLSLAYHLVTDKHQGELNCFSTLGVGTEFLITIPLKS; encoded by the coding sequence GTGAACAAAAGGCGAGTTCTACCCATTATCATTTCTAACCCTCCTGATCCCCCAGGGAAGTTGATTCTTTCCCCGACTTCTGCCAATGGCGAGGAAGATTATTTCCGTCGTTTCGTGGAATATTTACCAACCGCAGTGGCAATGGTTGACTCGCAACTGCGATATTTAGCCGTGTCCCGTCAATGGCAACAAAACTATGCAGGGGGACATCCTGATTTAATCGGTTGTTCTCATCAAGACGGGTTTCCCCATTTACCGGAAATTTGGTATCAAAATGCTGAACAGTCTTTAGCAGGAAAATTACCGTATTGGGAACTGGAAATTTGTCAACCTTTGGTGAATGGGGCCCTAGAGTGGAAAAAATGGGTTGTTCAACCTTGGAAAACCGCATCAGGAACCATTGGGGGGTTAATGTTATCCCTGGAAGTGATTACCCCTCAAAAACAATTACAAGAAAAATTACAACTGACTCAACAAGCCTTTGAACAAGCGGCAACGGCGATTTTTTGGATGACGTTAGAAGGTCGTTTTTGTTATGTGAATCAAGCCGCCTGTCGGATGTTGGGTTATACTCAAAGTGAATTACTGCAACTGAATATTCATGATATTGATCGAGATTTAACTCCTGTAATCTGGGGAGAATATTGCCAAGAATTACAGCAAAAAGGATCATTAACTTTTGAGTCCCGTCATCAAAAAAAATCTGGTTTTATTTTTCCCGTTGATTTTACCATTAATTATTTAGAATTACAGTCTACTAAACCCGACTTAACCGTTCAAACGGAATTTGGTTCAGCCTGTGTTCTCTGTTCCCCATTAATTTGTGGTTTTGCGACGGATATTTCTGACCGAAAAGCCACATCCTCTGCGGTGGTCGCATCCAAAGATCAATTAGAAGCGGTGTTGAATGCTGTACCGGGTTTAGTGTCTTGGATTAGTTCTGATTTAAAATATTTAGGGGTCAATCGCCATTTAGCCAATTCTTACAATGTTCCGGCGGAAGAATTTGTTGGGAAAGAAGTCGGATTTCTGCAAAATAGCCCCAAATTTAATGAATTTGTCTATGAATTTTTTGCCCAAGATGCTTGGAAAAGCTCTAGGGAAATTACGGCTAATGTTCGTGGTGTTCCTTACACTTATTTAATTGTTGCTCAAAAATATCATCGCGGGTCAGCGGCGGTTTTCGTCGGATTAGATATTACAGAACGGCAACAAATGGAAGAGGCTTTACGCCAAAGTGAAGGACAAGAAGCCAAAAGACGAGCAGAATTAGAAGCGATTTTAAATCAGCTTCAACGCACTCAAACTCAATTGATTCAAACCGAAAAAATGTCAAGTTTGGGTCAGTTAGTGGCGGGAATTGCCCATGAAATTAATAATCCGGTTAATTTTATTTCAGGAAATATTGCCCATGCCAAAAATTATATTGAGGATTTAATGAAGTTATTGGCTTTATATCAACAGCATTATCCTCAGATTATTCCTGAAATTGCTGATGAAATAGAAGAGATGAATTTGAGCTTTTTAAAACAAGATTTACCGAGAATTTTAGAATCGATGAAAGTCGGGTCAGAACGAATTCGGGATGTCGTGCGATCGCTTCGTCATTTCACTCGTTTAGATGAAGCTCAAATGAAATCTGTTGATATTCATGAAGGGTTAGATAGTACAATTTTAATCTTACAAAATCGTCTGCAAGCTAAAGCGGGACGACCGAGTATTAACTTAATTAAAGAATATAGTGCTTTACCGAAAGTGGAGTGCTACGCCGGACAATTGAATCAGGTGTTTATGAATTTACTCACCTATACCATTGATCAGTTAGAAGCAACCAGTTCTAAAGGGGATTTAGCCGATCAACCTCAGATTATGATTCGTACCTATTTACAAGATCAAAATACCGTTGCTATCTCGATTTCTGATAATGGAATTGGAATGTCAGAAGTTGAATGTAAAAGTATTTTTGACCCGTTGATGACCTCACACATACAGGGAAAAGGAACAGGTTTAGGATTATCTTTAGCTTATCATTTAGTAACAGATAAACATCAGGGAGAACTCAATTGTTTTTCTACATTAGGAGTAGGAACTGAGTTTTTAATTACAATTCCGTTAAAAAGTTAG
- the moaA gene encoding GTP 3',8-cyclase MoaA has product MNLVDYLRISLIDRCNFRCQYCMPEGAEIDYILQQNLLTLDELLTLLREVFIPVGFTRFRLTGGEPLLRPGVVELVKQINAFPETKDVAMTTNGFLLAEMAEDLYKAGLRRINISLDSLDPDIFDQIIGNRGRSRWQQVWEGIQAAYEVGFNPLKLNVVVIPGVNDHEVLELAKLTIDRQWHVRFIEFMPIGNNDLFADRGWISSEELRQKIREQWGLETSQIKGNGPADVFQIPGAKGTLGFISQMSECFCDRCNRMRFSADGWLRPCLLNETGQIDLKTPLRQGVTFEELREQVNNLLRIKPDINFKQRDSGTTGNYTRTMSQIGG; this is encoded by the coding sequence ATGAACCTTGTTGATTATCTTCGCATTAGTTTGATTGACCGTTGTAACTTCCGGTGTCAGTATTGTATGCCCGAAGGTGCAGAAATTGATTATATTCTCCAACAAAACCTTTTAACTCTCGATGAACTGTTAACCCTGTTGCGAGAGGTATTTATTCCCGTTGGGTTTACTCGATTTCGGTTAACCGGAGGTGAACCTTTATTACGTCCTGGAGTGGTAGAGTTGGTTAAACAAATTAACGCCTTTCCTGAAACAAAAGATGTGGCGATGACAACTAATGGCTTTTTATTAGCAGAAATGGCAGAGGATTTATATAAAGCTGGACTGCGGAGGATTAATATTAGTTTAGATTCCCTAGATCCTGATATTTTTGATCAAATTATCGGCAACCGAGGACGTAGCCGTTGGCAACAGGTTTGGGAGGGAATACAAGCAGCTTATGAGGTCGGTTTTAACCCTTTAAAATTAAACGTTGTGGTCATTCCTGGGGTGAATGATCATGAAGTTTTAGAGTTAGCAAAATTAACAATAGATCGACAATGGCACGTCAGATTTATTGAATTTATGCCCATTGGAAATAACGATTTATTTGCTGATCGCGGTTGGATTTCTTCAGAAGAATTAAGACAAAAAATTCGAGAACAATGGGGGTTAGAAACCTCTCAAATTAAAGGAAACGGCCCTGCGGATGTCTTTCAAATACCGGGGGCAAAAGGAACATTAGGATTTATTAGTCAGATGTCAGAATGTTTTTGCGATCGCTGTAACCGGATGAGATTCTCCGCCGATGGTTGGTTACGACCTTGTTTACTCAATGAAACCGGACAAATTGACTTAAAAACTCCTCTGCGTCAAGGTGTGACGTTTGAGGAGTTACGAGAACAGGTGAATAACCTATTAAGAATTAAACCCGATATAAATTTTAAACAACGGGACTCTGGCACAACGGGAAATTATACTCGAACCATGTCCCAAATAGGAGGATAG
- a CDS encoding amylo-alpha-1,6-glucosidase — protein MSINFGRETCCNLPSAEAREWLVTNGIGGYASGTIAGVLTRRYQGLLVAALKPPLCRTLLVTKIDDLVDYQGQVYPLYTNRWAGGAIDGYGHHQIERFQLERTIPTWKFACADALLEKRIWMQPEANITYVRYNLTRASGPITLTLKVFVNYRDYHSDTQAGDWQMQIEPVENGLCVTAFAEAVPFYLLTDRASVTPTSQWHYNFDLVRERERGLRDYEDHLQAATFTATLNPGESLCFVASTEPNPSLNGEAALEVRRTYERKLLGFWQDSCPANIRETPQWIQQLVFAADQFIVNRAIPENPVGKTILAGYPWFGDWGRDTMISLPGLTITTGRLQIARAILYTYAKYVDQGMLPNRFPDEGEIPEYNTVDATLWYFEAIRQYYEVTEDIDVIENLFPVLTDIIHSHCRGTRYNIHLDPADGLLYAGELGTQLTWMDAKIGDWVVTPRIGKPIEINALWYNALRIMGKFARQIGRPYQEYDALADRALARFERFWHPELGYCYDVIDGIYGDDATLRPNQIFAVSLPNSALSPEQQRAVVETCGQFLLTSFGLRSLAPNHFHYRGYYGGNPIQRDSAYHQGTAWAWLLGPFVIAHLRVFQNPNLARTFLDPMINHLSIAGLGSISEIFDGNAPMHPQGCIAQAWSVGEILRAWLAIERFR, from the coding sequence ATGAGTATTAATTTTGGACGAGAAACTTGCTGTAATTTGCCCAGTGCAGAAGCACGAGAATGGTTAGTGACCAATGGGATCGGTGGCTATGCTTCAGGAACAATCGCAGGTGTACTCACACGCCGTTATCAAGGGTTATTAGTAGCGGCTTTAAAACCCCCCTTATGTCGTACCTTACTGGTCACGAAAATAGATGACCTTGTAGACTATCAAGGACAAGTTTATCCCCTCTATACGAACCGTTGGGCCGGAGGAGCGATTGACGGTTATGGACATCACCAGATTGAACGGTTTCAGTTAGAACGAACGATCCCCACCTGGAAATTTGCCTGTGCCGATGCTTTACTGGAAAAACGAATTTGGATGCAGCCGGAAGCGAATATTACATACGTTCGTTATAATTTAACTCGCGCCTCTGGCCCCATTACCCTGACGCTAAAAGTTTTTGTTAATTATCGAGATTATCATAGCGATACCCAGGCCGGGGATTGGCAAATGCAGATCGAACCCGTTGAAAACGGCCTTTGTGTGACCGCCTTTGCAGAAGCAGTTCCTTTTTATTTATTAACGGATCGCGCTAGTGTTACCCCTACCTCCCAATGGCACTATAACTTTGATTTAGTACGGGAACGGGAACGGGGCTTAAGAGATTACGAAGATCATCTTCAAGCCGCGACCTTCACCGCTACCTTAAACCCCGGAGAATCTTTATGTTTTGTTGCGAGTACAGAACCGAACCCGAGTTTAAATGGTGAAGCCGCCTTAGAAGTCCGTCGTACCTACGAACGCAAATTATTAGGATTTTGGCAAGATAGCTGTCCGGCTAACATCCGAGAAACGCCTCAATGGATACAACAGTTGGTATTTGCGGCGGATCAATTTATTGTTAATCGTGCCATTCCCGAAAATCCAGTCGGTAAAACCATTCTAGCGGGCTATCCTTGGTTTGGTGATTGGGGACGGGATACCATGATTAGTTTACCCGGTCTGACCATCACTACAGGTCGGCTGCAAATTGCCCGTGCGATTCTTTATACCTACGCCAAATACGTTGATCAAGGGATGTTACCCAACCGTTTCCCCGACGAAGGAGAAATCCCAGAATATAATACCGTTGATGCGACCCTCTGGTATTTTGAAGCCATTCGTCAATATTATGAAGTCACCGAAGATATTGATGTGATCGAAAATTTATTTCCCGTACTGACGGATATTATTCACTCTCACTGTCGGGGAACTCGCTACAATATTCACCTTGATCCGGCGGATGGTTTACTGTATGCCGGAGAACTGGGAACTCAATTAACTTGGATGGATGCCAAAATCGGAGATTGGGTTGTTACGCCCCGCATCGGTAAACCCATTGAAATTAATGCCCTTTGGTATAATGCCCTGCGAATCATGGGGAAATTTGCCCGTCAAATTGGCAGACCTTATCAAGAATATGATGCTTTAGCGGATCGGGCTTTAGCTCGGTTTGAACGGTTTTGGCATCCTGAATTAGGCTATTGCTATGATGTGATCGATGGGATTTATGGGGATGATGCCACCTTGCGTCCGAATCAAATTTTTGCCGTTTCTCTGCCTAACAGTGCCCTCTCCCCCGAACAGCAACGGGCCGTTGTTGAAACCTGCGGACAGTTTTTGCTGACGTCCTTTGGGTTGCGATCGCTCGCCCCCAATCATTTTCACTATCGAGGGTATTATGGGGGAAATCCGATTCAACGAGATAGTGCCTATCATCAAGGGACAGCTTGGGCTTGGCTGTTAGGCCCTTTTGTAATTGCCCATTTGCGGGTGTTCCAAAATCCCAATCTAGCCCGTACTTTTTTAGACCCCATGATTAACCATCTTTCGATAGCCGGGCTCGGAAGTATTAGCGAAATTTTTGATGGTAATGCCCCCATGCACCCCCAGGGCTGTATTGCCCAAGCTTGGTCAGTGGGAGAAATTCTTCGGGCTTGGTTAGCGATAGAACGTTTTAGATGA
- a CDS encoding HAD family phosphatase, which yields MSLKAVLFDFNGVIINDEPIHEQLIEELLLAENLRSKREEIRKFCLGRSDRACLTDLLTYCGRTVTNSYLDQLIERKSLAYKQRLEQLEQLPIYPGLEEFIQHLQAADLKLALVTGAIRPEVELILNKIGLMEVFPVIVTGDDIILSKPEPEGYLLAVQGLNQVYPQLNLQPSDCLALEDTFVGIIAAQRADIQVVGIAHTYPLHLLQRWANWAVDRFGDLELDRIQKNFLQESLQSGVPLC from the coding sequence ATGAGTTTAAAGGCGGTTCTATTTGATTTTAATGGAGTCATTATTAATGATGAACCCATCCATGAACAACTAATAGAAGAATTGTTGTTGGCAGAAAACCTACGTTCTAAACGGGAGGAAATTCGCAAATTTTGTTTAGGAAGAAGCGATCGGGCTTGTTTAACAGATTTGTTAACTTATTGCGGTCGTACTGTTACCAATAGCTATTTAGATCAGTTAATTGAACGTAAATCCCTTGCCTATAAACAGCGTTTAGAACAGTTAGAACAACTTCCTATCTATCCGGGTTTGGAGGAGTTTATTCAACACTTGCAAGCAGCTGATCTAAAATTAGCCTTGGTGACGGGGGCGATCCGGCCAGAAGTGGAACTGATTTTAAATAAAATCGGGCTGATGGAGGTTTTTCCGGTGATTGTAACGGGGGATGATATTATCCTCAGTAAACCCGAACCCGAAGGCTATTTATTAGCAGTACAAGGCTTAAACCAAGTCTACCCCCAGTTAAATTTACAGCCCTCGGACTGTCTCGCCTTAGAGGATACCTTTGTCGGGATTATCGCGGCTCAACGGGCCGATATTCAAGTGGTCGGGATCGCTCATACCTACCCCCTGCATCTTCTCCAACGCTGGGCTAATTGGGCTGTGGATCGATTCGGTGATTTGGAATTAGACAGAATTCAAAAAAATTTTTTACAAGAATCTTTACAATCTGGGGTTCCGTTGTGTTAG
- a CDS encoding NAD(P)-dependent oxidoreductase codes for MKKVLVTGGTGFLGQKLALRLHSLGQDVTILGRNLIIGDRLQQLGLKFLPVDITNSDAILSVMSGQEDVFHCAALSSPWGREEEFYKTNVIGTRNIIESCLTHHVRRLIYVSTSAVYFNLTHRFNIKETDNLAQNIIHPYIKTKQLAEQEINRGFQQGLPVISIRPRGIFGPGDTVIFPRLLKVSETTGIPLINGGKAILDMTYIDNVIDGLLLCQTAPDQQLGEYFNISNGEPTELLILLEKLSQKLNISLKFKPLPYAIAYTLATGMEWFYQSFLPNREPALTRYTLGLLAFSQTLDITSAKIQLGYKPQISIEQGLDEFVRYWKSL; via the coding sequence ATGAAAAAAGTTTTAGTCACGGGTGGAACTGGATTTTTAGGTCAGAAATTAGCCTTGAGATTGCATTCTTTAGGTCAGGATGTCACAATTTTAGGACGTAACTTAATTATAGGCGATCGCTTACAACAATTAGGACTCAAATTTTTACCCGTTGATATCACCAATTCCGATGCTATATTATCAGTAATGTCTGGACAAGAAGATGTGTTTCATTGTGCGGCTTTATCTTCTCCCTGGGGACGAGAAGAAGAGTTTTATAAAACGAATGTTATCGGAACTCGCAATATTATTGAAAGTTGTTTAACCCATCATGTCAGACGTTTAATTTATGTTTCTACTTCGGCGGTTTATTTTAATTTAACCCATCGCTTTAATATTAAAGAAACCGATAATTTAGCTCAAAATATCATCCATCCTTATATTAAAACAAAGCAATTAGCAGAACAAGAAATTAATCGTGGGTTTCAACAAGGTTTACCTGTCATTTCTATTCGTCCGCGTGGTATTTTTGGCCCTGGGGATACGGTAATTTTTCCCCGACTATTAAAAGTGAGTGAAACAACGGGTATTCCCTTAATTAATGGAGGAAAAGCGATATTAGATATGACTTATATTGATAATGTTATAGATGGGTTATTATTGTGTCAAACTGCACCAGATCAACAATTAGGAGAATATTTTAATATTAGCAATGGAGAACCGACGGAATTATTAATATTATTAGAAAAATTATCACAAAAATTGAATATTTCCTTAAAGTTTAAACCTTTACCCTATGCGATCGCCTACACTTTAGCAACGGGGATGGAATGGTTTTATCAATCTTTTTTACCAAATCGAGAACCTGCTTTAACGCGCTATACTCTAGGATTATTAGCCTTTAGCCAAACTTTGGATATTACATCGGCTAAAATTCAGTTAGGGTATAAACCTCAAATTTCAATTGAACAAGGTTTAGATGAGTTTGTTAGATATTGGAAATCCCTATAA
- a CDS encoding MBL fold metallo-hydrolase has product MVEITFLQAGYCTHPEAMVLPGESWKSIIFPALFALIRHPMGWILFDTGYSERFYQETQHLPQKLYALLTPVYLKPQETAISQLKQLGIEPEEIQYIIISHFHADHIGGLKDFPKAEFICFQSGYNAIKNTQGLRALKAGFLAGLMPDNFEERVIFAENYQAIKLPESLTPFEQGFDVFGDGCLIAIELPGHAVGQLGLYLTDNSGKQYFLIADACWLNRAYQELIYPQRIADLLFADKTAYRETLKKINQLYRNNPKVNIVPSHSSID; this is encoded by the coding sequence ATGGTAGAAATTACGTTTTTACAGGCGGGATATTGTACACACCCTGAAGCGATGGTACTTCCGGGGGAAAGTTGGAAATCGATTATTTTTCCGGCGTTATTTGCTTTAATTCGTCACCCTATGGGGTGGATTTTATTTGATACAGGATATTCTGAACGGTTTTATCAAGAAACACAGCATTTACCCCAAAAGCTTTATGCTTTATTAACCCCGGTTTATTTAAAACCTCAAGAAACTGCGATTTCTCAACTCAAACAGTTAGGAATTGAACCGGAGGAGATTCAATATATTATTATTTCTCATTTTCATGCGGATCATATTGGGGGATTAAAGGATTTTCCCAAAGCAGAATTTATTTGTTTTCAATCGGGTTATAATGCGATTAAAAATACACAGGGTTTGAGGGCATTAAAAGCTGGTTTTTTAGCAGGTTTAATGCCTGATAATTTTGAAGAACGAGTCATTTTTGCGGAAAATTATCAGGCTATAAAATTACCTGAAAGTTTGACTCCCTTTGAACAGGGTTTTGATGTGTTTGGAGACGGTTGTTTAATTGCCATTGAATTACCGGGTCATGCTGTTGGACAACTGGGGTTATATTTAACCGATAATAGCGGAAAACAGTATTTTTTAATTGCCGATGCTTGCTGGTTAAATCGTGCCTATCAAGAATTAATTTATCCTCAACGCATTGCTGATTTATTGTTTGCAGATAAAACGGCTTATCGAGAAACCTTGAAAAAAATCAATCAGTTATATCGAAATAATCCGAAGGTGAATATTGTGCCATCCCATAGTTCAATTGATTAG